Proteins from a single region of Phycisphaerae bacterium:
- a CDS encoding thrombospondin type 3 repeat-containing protein, which yields MLIGSYSNRRVFQFLFVLAFVDMAIISGRASAQLIITEIIDASGGEGQGLDGPSAIAVDAAGNVYVASLFSDNAFKITPAGAITEIIDPTGDGGHVFNGATGIAVDGAGNAYVTGEVSDNAFKITPAGVITEIIDATGAGGGHVLDAPSAIAVDAAGNVYVAGAFSDNAFKITPAGVITQIIDATGDGAGNVLDQTFGIAVDAAGNAYVIGLVSDNAFKITPAGVITEIIDATGDGAGNIFSSPAGIAVDGAGNAYVTGQFSDTAFKITPAGVITLIIDAAGDGAGHGLDEMYGIAVDATGIVYLTGLFSDNAFKITPGGVITEIIDAAGDRAGHGLDEVFGIAVDAAGNAYLTGQFSDNAFKIAPDTDGDGKADDADNCPTVFNADQADGDGDGKGDGCDNCPAAFNADQADSDADGIGDACDAPAPAPCGVCAPGVMFSVLVVPLGIREIRRRRSGC from the coding sequence ATGCTCATCGGCTCGTACTCAAACCGGCGCGTTTTTCAATTCTTGTTCGTCCTTGCTTTCGTCGACATGGCGATCATTTCGGGGAGGGCGAGCGCGCAGCTCATTATCACCGAGATTATCGACGCGAGCGGGGGGGAGGGCCAAGGCCTTGATGGTCCGAGCGCCATCGCCGTGGACGCCGCGGGCAACGTCTACGTGGCGAGTCTGTTCAGCGACAACGCCTTCAAGATCACGCCCGCCGGGGCCATCACCGAGATCATCGATCCGACCGGCGACGGCGGTCATGTCTTTAATGGTGCAACAGGAATCGCCGTCGACGGCGCGGGCAACGCCTACGTGACGGGAGAGGTCAGCGATAACGCCTTCAAGATTACGCCCGCCGGAGTCATTACCGAGATCATCGACGCGACCGGCGCTGGCGGGGGCCATGTCCTTGATGCTCCTAGCGCGATCGCCGTGGACGCCGCGGGCAACGTCTACGTGGCCGGAGCCTTCAGCGACAATGCCTTCAAGATCACCCCCGCCGGGGTGATTACCCAGATCATCGACGCGACCGGCGACGGCGCGGGAAACGTCCTTGATCAGACTTTCGGTATCGCCGTGGACGCCGCGGGCAACGCCTATGTGATTGGCCTGGTCAGCGACAACGCCTTCAAGATCACGCCCGCCGGAGTCATTACCGAGATCATCGATGCGACCGGGGATGGCGCGGGAAATATCTTTAGTTCTCCTGCCGGCATCGCCGTGGACGGTGCGGGCAACGCCTATGTGACGGGACAGTTCAGCGACACCGCCTTCAAGATCACGCCCGCCGGAGTCATCACCCTGATCATTGACGCGGCCGGCGATGGGGCGGGCCATGGCCTTGATGAAATGTATGGCATCGCCGTGGATGCCACGGGCATCGTCTATTTGACGGGATTATTCAGCGACAACGCCTTCAAGATCACGCCCGGCGGAGTTATCACCGAGATCATCGACGCCGCCGGCGACAGGGCGGGCCATGGCCTTGATGAAGTATTTGGCATCGCCGTGGATGCCGCGGGCAACGCCTATTTGACGGGGCAGTTCAGCGACAACGCCTTCAAGATCGCGCCGGATACGGACGGCGACGGCAAGGCTGATGACGCCGACAACTGTCCGACAGTATTCAACGCGGACCAGGCCGATGGGGACGGGGACGGGAAGGGCGACGGCTGCGATAATTGTCCGGCGGCGTTTAATGCCGATCAGGCGGACAGCGATGCAGATGGGATCGGCGATGCGTGTGATGCTCCCGCGCCGGCACCGTGCGGGGTGTGCGCGCCGGGCGTGATGTTCTCCGTCCTCGTCGTACCGCTGGGGATAAGAGAGATCCGGCGACGAAGAAGCGGCTGCTGA
- a CDS encoding SBBP repeat-containing protein, giving the protein MICVPLPTRRSILVVCTALLAVFTVGAGEARGQYVITEIIDASGAGGVNTLDAPVGIDVDGAGNVYVAGAGTDNAFKITPGGVITEIIDSAGDGVNPLLDAQDIAATASGNVYVAGEDSDNAFKITPGGVISRIISAAGDGISMFNHPGAIAVHASGNVFVTGRFSDNAFRIFPAGGITRVISFAGDGMSALDDPFGVAVDDAGNAYVTGFASHNVFKITPGFVVSEIIDATGDGAGNVLDSPVGVAADAAGNVYVAGVNSDNVFKITPAGVITEIIDATGDGAGNVLETARGVAVDSSGHVYVTGANSSNLFRITPAGVISEIMGATGDGAGNVLNSPLDVAVDGAGNVYVVGVISDNAFKLAPDTDGDGVADAVDNCIGTSNPDQAETDGDGKADACDNCPSVFNADQADEDGDGKGDVCDNCPAVFNADQADSDADGVGDACEPPPPPDGACGTCAPGVFPVAGLLLPACIIGWRLRRRRTKRTL; this is encoded by the coding sequence ATGATTTGTGTTCCATTGCCGACGAGGCGATCTATTCTTGTGGTATGCACAGCGCTTCTCGCCGTATTTACGGTGGGGGCGGGTGAGGCGCGCGGGCAGTACGTCATTACAGAGATCATTGACGCGTCGGGAGCGGGCGGGGTGAATACGCTCGATGCTCCGGTCGGGATTGATGTGGATGGGGCCGGAAATGTGTATGTCGCGGGGGCCGGAACTGACAATGCATTCAAGATTACGCCCGGTGGCGTCATCACCGAGATCATCGACTCGGCGGGCGACGGCGTGAATCCGCTCCTGGATGCACAAGATATCGCGGCGACGGCTTCCGGGAATGTGTATGTCGCTGGGGAAGATAGCGATAATGCGTTCAAGATCACGCCGGGGGGAGTTATTTCCCGGATCATCAGTGCGGCGGGGGATGGAATCAGCATGTTCAATCATCCCGGCGCTATCGCGGTGCATGCGTCGGGTAATGTCTTTGTGACCGGGCGGTTTAGCGACAATGCCTTTCGGATCTTTCCCGCCGGCGGCATCACGCGGGTCATCAGCTTCGCGGGCGACGGGATGAGCGCCCTTGACGATCCCTTCGGCGTGGCCGTGGATGATGCGGGCAATGCCTACGTGACGGGCTTTGCCAGCCACAATGTGTTCAAGATCACTCCTGGTTTTGTGGTCAGCGAGATCATCGATGCGACGGGCGACGGGGCGGGGAATGTCCTCGATAGTCCCGTGGGCGTCGCGGCGGACGCCGCCGGCAACGTTTATGTGGCGGGTGTGAACAGTGACAACGTCTTCAAGATCACGCCGGCGGGGGTGATTACGGAGATCATCGATGCGACGGGGGACGGCGCGGGGAATGTACTGGAGACGGCGCGCGGCGTCGCCGTGGATTCGTCGGGCCATGTGTATGTGACGGGGGCCAACAGTTCCAACCTGTTCCGGATCACGCCCGCGGGGGTCATTAGCGAGATTATGGGCGCGACCGGCGACGGCGCAGGCAATGTTCTCAATAGTCCGCTGGATGTTGCGGTGGATGGGGCGGGCAACGTCTATGTGGTTGGGGTCATCAGCGACAATGCTTTTAAGCTCGCGCCGGATACAGACGGAGACGGTGTGGCCGACGCCGTGGACAACTGTATCGGCACGTCGAATCCCGACCAGGCGGAGACGGATGGCGATGGAAAGGCCGACGCTTGTGACAATTGTCCGAGCGTGTTCAACGCGGACCAGGCCGATGAGGACGGGGATGGGAAGGGAGACGTGTGCGACAACTGCCCGGCGGTGTTCAATGCGGATCAGGCGGATAGCGATGCGGATGGCGTGGGCGATGCATGCGAACCGCCGCCACCACCTGACGGCGCCTGCGGTACCTGTGCGCCGGGCGTGTTCCCGGTCGCGGGGTTGCTTCTGCCGGCGTGCATAATTGGTTGGCGTCTGCGGCGGAGGCGGACCAAGCGAACCCTGTAG
- a CDS encoding thrombospondin type 3 repeat-containing protein, which produces MRSRRALAWAAVLVFSAGSGVTAQPVRLLVSSNNTDQVLRYDGATGAFSDALVPTASGGLNGPFGLVFGPDGNLYVSSIITDSVLRYDGATGAFIDAFVPAGGGGLNVPIGLVFGPDGNLYVSSAGTDSILRYNGATSAFIDAFVLAGSGGLKGPYGLVFGPDGNLYVGSQNSNNVLRYNGVSGALIDAFVPAASGGLDSPRGLVFGPDGNLYVVSADTVSVLRYNGATGTFIDAFVPTGSGGLNGPRFLIFDNDGDGDGVPDSADNCRFVPNTDQIDSDGNGVGSVCDNLAFDNDGDGTPNGADNCPIVFNSDQADTDGDGKGDACDNCPSVFNADQTDGDGDGKGDACDNCTATFNADQADSDADGIGDVCEMGEPACGICAPGVMLSVLFVPLALRGMRRRVSKTRPALRR; this is translated from the coding sequence ATGCGTAGCAGACGTGCCCTCGCGTGGGCGGCAGTTCTGGTGTTCAGCGCAGGGTCCGGCGTCACGGCCCAGCCGGTCCGGCTGCTCGTCAGCAGTAACAACACTGACCAGGTCCTGCGCTACGACGGCGCGACCGGCGCATTCAGCGACGCCCTTGTCCCCACCGCCTCCGGCGGGCTGAATGGGCCCTTCGGCCTGGTCTTCGGCCCGGACGGCAACCTGTATGTCAGCAGTATAATTACGGACAGCGTCCTGCGTTACGACGGCGCGACCGGCGCCTTCATCGACGCCTTCGTGCCGGCCGGCGGCGGTGGGCTGAATGTGCCCATCGGCCTGGTCTTCGGCCCGGACGGCAACCTTTACGTCAGCAGTGCCGGTACCGACAGCATCCTGCGCTATAACGGCGCAACCAGCGCCTTCATCGACGCCTTCGTGTTGGCCGGCTCCGGCGGGCTGAAAGGGCCCTACGGCCTGGTCTTCGGCCCGGACGGCAACCTATACGTCGGGAGTCAAAACAGCAACAATGTCCTGCGCTACAACGGCGTGAGCGGTGCCCTCATCGACGCCTTCGTGCCGGCCGCCTCCGGCGGGCTGGATTCGCCCCGCGGCCTGGTCTTCGGCCCGGACGGCAACCTGTACGTCGTCAGTGCGGACACCGTCAGCGTCCTGCGCTACAACGGCGCGACCGGCACATTCATCGACGCGTTTGTCCCGACCGGCAGCGGCGGGCTGAATGGGCCGAGATTCCTGATCTTCGACAATGACGGAGACGGCGACGGCGTGCCCGACAGCGCCGACAACTGCCGCTTCGTCCCCAATACCGATCAGATCGACAGCGACGGCAATGGCGTGGGAAGCGTGTGCGATAACCTCGCCTTCGATAACGACGGCGACGGCACACCCAACGGCGCCGACAATTGCCCCATCGTTTTCAATTCGGACCAGGCGGATACCGATGGCGATGGCAAGGGTGACGCCTGCGACAATTGTCCGAGCGTGTTCAACGCCGATCAAACGGATGGCGATGGGGACGGGAAGGGCGATGCGTGCGACAACTGTACGGCTACGTTCAATGCCGACCAGGCGGATTCTGATGCGGATGGGATCGGGGATGTCTGCGAGATGGGGGAGCCTGCGTGCGGGATTTGCGCGCCGGGGGTGATGCTCTCGGTTCTTTTTGTGCCATTGGCGCTACGAGGGATGCGGCGGCGGGTCTCGAAGACTCGACCTGCCCTACGGCGATAG
- a CDS encoding ammonium transporter, with product MAWSNFLAQTSPPALDSGSTAWMLCSSALVLLMVPGLALFYGGMVRQKNVLTTMMHSFVAMAVIGVQWIAFGYAISFGQDIGGVWGWDRDALFLRGISHTDLYADKGIPTLLFVMFQGKFAIITPALISGAVAERVKFSSYIVFILLWSTLIYDPVAHWVWAPGGWLFQKGVLDFAGGTVVHITAGVSALALILLMGNRRDYPRGAILPNSLVLTLTGAGLLWFGWFGFNAGSAVAAGDVATLAFTTTQTAAAAAALAWLVIEWWHRGKATSLGVASGIIAGLVAITPAAGHVEPVAALVIGAVASLLCYGAVQLKGRLGYDDSLDAFGVHGVGGIWGALATGIFCTIPVKGLIDGNAGQFGLQALGVVAAAAYAFVGTLIIGGALKATIGLRCTDQQERDGLDIMVHGERGYHY from the coding sequence ATGGCGTGGTCGAATTTCCTGGCTCAAACGAGTCCGCCGGCGTTGGATTCCGGCAGCACGGCGTGGATGTTGTGCAGCTCGGCGCTGGTGCTCTTGATGGTGCCGGGGCTGGCGCTCTTTTACGGGGGCATGGTCCGGCAGAAGAATGTCCTGACCACGATGATGCACAGCTTCGTGGCCATGGCGGTCATCGGGGTGCAGTGGATCGCGTTCGGCTATGCCATTTCGTTCGGCCAGGATATTGGCGGGGTTTGGGGATGGGATCGCGACGCCTTATTCCTGCGCGGTATTTCGCATACGGACCTGTACGCGGACAAGGGCATCCCAACGCTGCTGTTCGTTATGTTCCAGGGGAAATTCGCGATCATCACGCCGGCGCTGATCAGCGGGGCGGTCGCCGAGCGGGTGAAGTTTTCCAGCTACATTGTGTTCATCCTGCTCTGGTCAACGCTCATTTATGATCCGGTGGCGCATTGGGTTTGGGCGCCGGGCGGGTGGCTCTTTCAAAAGGGCGTGCTGGATTTCGCGGGCGGGACGGTCGTGCATATCACCGCCGGGGTGTCGGCGCTGGCGTTGATTCTGCTCATGGGCAACCGGCGTGACTATCCGCGCGGGGCGATTCTGCCCAACAGCCTGGTGTTGACGCTGACCGGGGCGGGGCTGCTGTGGTTTGGCTGGTTCGGGTTCAACGCGGGCAGCGCGGTGGCGGCGGGGGATGTCGCGACGCTGGCGTTCACGACGACGCAGACGGCGGCGGCGGCGGCGGCGCTGGCGTGGCTGGTGATTGAGTGGTGGCATCGGGGGAAGGCGACGAGCCTGGGCGTGGCTTCGGGGATCATTGCGGGGCTGGTGGCGATTACGCCGGCGGCGGGGCACGTGGAGCCGGTGGCGGCGCTGGTGATTGGGGCGGTCGCTTCGCTGTTGTGCTACGGGGCCGTGCAACTCAAAGGACGGCTGGGTTACGATGACTCACTCGATGCGTTTGGCGTGCACGGAGTGGGCGGCATTTGGGGCGCGCTGGCGACAGGGATTTTCTGCACGATTCCGGTGAAGGGGCTCATCGACGGCAATGCGGGGCAATTCGGATTACAGGCGCTGGGGGTGGTCGCGGCGGCGGCGTATGCATTTGTGGGGACACTCATCATCGGCGGCGCGCTCAAGGCGACGATAGGGCTGAGGTGCACGGATCAACAGGAGCGGGATGGACTGGATATCATGGTTCATGGTGAGCGGGGATATCATTATTAA
- a CDS encoding P-II family nitrogen regulator, protein MKLIIAIIRPEQLESVQAALRAALDEGDNYRMTITPVEGHGQQQGEVEYFRGQEVRAPMVRKTQITIGVNDAYVERTIDAIVMGARSGKGEVGDGKIFVVPLEECVRIRTGERGGKAI, encoded by the coding sequence ATGAAACTGATCATTGCCATCATACGACCGGAGCAGTTGGAGTCGGTGCAGGCGGCATTGCGCGCGGCGCTGGATGAGGGGGACAACTATCGGATGACGATCACGCCGGTGGAGGGTCACGGGCAGCAGCAGGGGGAAGTGGAGTACTTTCGGGGGCAGGAGGTGCGGGCGCCGATGGTGCGCAAGACGCAGATCACGATCGGGGTGAACGACGCCTACGTGGAACGGACCATCGATGCGATCGTGATGGGGGCGCGGAGCGGCAAAGGCGAAGTGGGCGACGGGAAGATCTTCGTCGTGCCGCTGGAGGAGTGCGTGCGCATTCGGACGGGCGAGCGCGGGGGGAAGGCGATCTAG
- a CDS encoding dockerin type I domain-containing protein translates to MLGRLLGAIFILASIAPAGAQEGPLYASRPTQILKLTDLNADGDFLDFAEIAEYAAGLPAGLGAIVNSGDDLYVVDGPTASIYRLRDLNADGDALDFAEVLLYAQLVVQPTPSLVGLALDTEGGLFTLDSASASLYRAADLNADGDALDANEFMQIATGLSSPAAIALRPDGRFLAALNNATTPIRILRDLTADGDYFDFAENISYAEDVPAGSDLVAVDDHLAYFSRTTEGRLMKLHDWTGDDDVLDFAEILPFAEGLPSPARLALEGANGLFVACQNPGGSLYLLRDLNADGDALDFAEAIIVAESLTQVGGLTYVSPPIAACLKGDADGNDAVNTADITPMVNILLGTVVPADPCPADTNSDGQLNGLDVRAFVDIIL, encoded by the coding sequence ATGCTCGGGCGACTCCTCGGGGCCATATTCATACTGGCATCGATTGCACCCGCCGGGGCGCAGGAGGGCCCCCTCTACGCCAGCCGCCCGACGCAAATCCTCAAGCTGACCGACCTCAACGCCGACGGGGACTTTCTCGATTTCGCCGAGATCGCAGAGTACGCCGCCGGTCTGCCCGCGGGCTTGGGGGCAATCGTCAACAGCGGAGACGACCTGTATGTCGTCGACGGTCCCACGGCATCCATCTATCGTCTTCGCGATCTGAACGCCGACGGCGACGCCTTGGACTTCGCCGAGGTTCTCCTCTACGCGCAGCTCGTCGTCCAACCAACGCCGTCGCTCGTGGGCCTGGCCCTCGACACCGAAGGTGGACTTTTCACTCTGGACTCGGCCAGCGCCTCGCTCTATCGCGCCGCGGACCTGAACGCCGACGGCGACGCCCTCGACGCGAACGAGTTCATGCAGATTGCGACCGGTTTGAGCAGTCCCGCCGCGATTGCCCTGCGACCTGATGGCCGCTTCCTCGCCGCCCTCAACAACGCCACGACTCCCATTCGCATCCTTCGCGACCTCACCGCGGACGGCGATTACTTCGACTTCGCCGAGAACATCAGCTACGCCGAGGATGTCCCGGCCGGCAGCGACCTCGTCGCCGTCGACGATCATCTCGCGTACTTCTCGCGAACAACTGAAGGCCGCCTAATGAAGCTTCACGATTGGACCGGCGACGATGACGTACTCGACTTCGCCGAAATCCTCCCGTTCGCCGAGGGGTTGCCCTCCCCCGCGCGGCTCGCCCTGGAAGGCGCAAACGGTCTCTTCGTCGCCTGCCAGAACCCGGGCGGTTCACTTTATCTTCTTCGCGATCTCAACGCCGACGGAGACGCCCTCGATTTTGCCGAAGCGATCATCGTGGCGGAGAGCCTGACCCAAGTTGGGGGTCTCACCTACGTTTCCCCGCCCATCGCCGCCTGTCTCAAAGGCGACGCGGACGGTAACGACGCCGTCAACACCGCAGACATCACTCCAATGGTCAACATCCTTCTCGGAACCGTCGTCCCCGCCGACCCCTGCCCCGCCGACACGAATAGCGACGGCCAACTGAATGGCCTCGACGTCCGCGCCTTCGTCGACATTATTCTGTAA
- a CDS encoding terminase family protein encodes MRNKTELAALNLLAYQDAAVNCPARFTWNCWARQTGKSFTFSLRRLVRGLARKRTQIFLSAGERQSREVMEKTRLHCVTLKIWHEWHDRGYFRGTRFRQLEIRLPGKVRIIGLPANPLTARGYSGDIFLDEFAMHRDDEAIWAALYPSVLRAKGELDVASTPRGQKNMFHRLAENDAFERGTMTLEAAVAGGLEVDIAALRKGIADDLTWRQEFCCEFADEATSFMTYELIRKCHDVRLSTEVDARALARRGAAIYAGVDVGRHRDLTVIWLWERQVESFFTRGVIVMQAAPFAEQEAVLAELLKSRGLRRCCIDATGLGMQLAERLAASFGEHRVEGVSFTAALKSELAGRLRVLAERGHLSIPVDDAIVNDWHSMSRIVTGGNVRFDADRTPGGHADRFWAAALGLHAADGAGGEVGYVSAGRLRFARAGVF; translated from the coding sequence ATGCGGAATAAGACGGAACTCGCGGCGCTCAATCTGCTTGCGTATCAGGATGCCGCGGTGAATTGCCCGGCGCGTTTTACCTGGAACTGCTGGGCGCGGCAGACCGGCAAGAGCTTTACGTTCAGCCTGCGGCGGTTGGTGCGCGGGTTGGCGCGGAAGCGGACGCAAATCTTTCTCTCGGCTGGCGAGCGGCAGAGCCGGGAAGTGATGGAGAAGACGCGCTTGCACTGTGTCACGCTCAAGATCTGGCACGAGTGGCACGATCGCGGCTACTTCCGGGGGACGCGGTTTCGCCAGCTGGAGATCCGCCTGCCGGGCAAGGTGCGGATCATCGGTCTGCCGGCCAATCCGCTGACGGCGCGGGGATACTCGGGCGACATTTTTCTCGACGAGTTCGCGATGCACCGGGACGACGAGGCGATCTGGGCGGCGCTGTATCCGAGCGTGCTGCGGGCCAAGGGCGAGCTGGATGTTGCGTCCACGCCGCGCGGGCAGAAGAACATGTTCCATCGGCTGGCGGAGAACGACGCCTTCGAGCGCGGGACGATGACGCTGGAGGCGGCGGTCGCGGGTGGGCTGGAGGTCGATATCGCCGCGCTGCGCAAGGGGATCGCGGACGATCTGACGTGGCGGCAGGAGTTCTGCTGCGAGTTCGCGGACGAGGCGACGAGCTTCATGACGTACGAACTCATCCGCAAGTGCCACGACGTGCGGCTGTCGACGGAGGTGGATGCGCGGGCGCTCGCGCGGCGCGGGGCGGCGATCTATGCGGGCGTCGATGTTGGCCGGCATCGCGATTTGACGGTCATCTGGCTTTGGGAGCGGCAGGTCGAGTCCTTCTTTACGCGCGGCGTCATTGTGATGCAGGCGGCGCCGTTCGCGGAGCAGGAGGCGGTGCTGGCCGAGTTGCTCAAGTCGCGCGGGCTGCGCCGCTGCTGCATCGATGCGACGGGGCTGGGAATGCAGCTTGCCGAGCGCCTGGCGGCCTCGTTCGGCGAGCATCGCGTCGAGGGTGTGTCGTTCACGGCGGCGCTCAAGAGCGAACTGGCGGGCCGCTTGCGGGTCCTGGCGGAGCGCGGGCACCTCTCCATCCCCGTCGATGACGCGATCGTGAACGACTGGCACTCGATGTCGCGGATTGTGACCGGCGGGAATGTGCGCTTCGACGCGGATCGGACGCCGGGCGGTCATGCGGATCGGTTCTGGGCGGCGGCGCTGGGATTGCACGCGGCGGATGGGGCGGGCGGGGAGGTTGGGTATGTTTCGGCGGGGCGACTGAGGTTTGCGCGCGCCGGAGTGTTTTGA
- a CDS encoding DUF935 family protein: protein MKVLDRIVNAVRRASGKKPQTGVLLKRRREDVWREYPADGLTPQRLVAIFREADAGSLSAQMALFEQMEEKDAHLFSVANTRRLAVTGLPWEIVSATQMPGWGAARSVAGDRGLADAAAAYCDEILRSLPGFEESLAHLSLAVGRNIALVELVWEATSAGLQLAALQPVDFGRLAVGDFGEVRILTDEAKFEGVPLPPDKFVVHAPHAASGHPLRGGLLRVTALAYLAKHFAIKDWLIFAEVFGMPVRIARYAPNATPEEKRELLEMLKSLGADATGVFSKAVELEIIQSRTPGEVNLYENLCLYFDREISKAWLGQTLTTDTARMLASAGAAKVHDQVRRDLRDDDLAKESRTIRRDLLGPMVRMQFGADAPVPHFRRIVDQRFEPEKLARVLDVAVNQLGARVPARWVHATLGIPEAAGEEAVLPGEKAKTNPQMAQMDTDGK from the coding sequence ATGAAAGTACTCGACAGGATTGTGAATGCGGTACGGCGGGCGAGTGGGAAGAAGCCGCAGACGGGCGTGTTGCTCAAGCGGCGGCGGGAGGATGTCTGGCGGGAGTATCCGGCGGATGGGCTGACGCCGCAGCGGCTGGTGGCGATCTTTCGCGAGGCGGATGCGGGGTCGCTGTCGGCGCAGATGGCGCTCTTCGAGCAGATGGAGGAGAAGGATGCGCACCTGTTCAGCGTGGCGAATACGCGGCGCTTGGCGGTGACCGGGTTGCCGTGGGAGATCGTCTCAGCGACGCAGATGCCCGGCTGGGGCGCGGCGCGGAGCGTGGCGGGCGATCGCGGGTTGGCCGATGCGGCGGCGGCGTATTGCGATGAAATCCTGCGATCGCTGCCCGGTTTTGAGGAATCGCTCGCGCACCTGTCGCTGGCCGTCGGACGGAACATCGCGCTCGTCGAACTCGTCTGGGAGGCGACAAGCGCGGGGCTGCAACTCGCCGCGTTGCAACCGGTGGACTTCGGGCGGCTGGCGGTCGGCGACTTCGGCGAGGTGCGGATCCTGACAGATGAGGCGAAGTTCGAAGGGGTGCCCCTGCCGCCGGACAAGTTCGTCGTGCATGCGCCGCACGCGGCCAGTGGCCATCCGCTGCGCGGAGGTCTCCTGCGCGTGACGGCGCTGGCGTATCTGGCCAAGCACTTCGCCATCAAGGACTGGCTGATCTTCGCGGAGGTCTTCGGGATGCCCGTGCGGATCGCGCGGTATGCGCCGAACGCGACGCCGGAGGAGAAGCGCGAACTCCTGGAGATGCTCAAGAGCCTCGGGGCGGATGCGACCGGCGTGTTTTCGAAGGCGGTCGAGCTGGAGATCATCCAGTCGCGGACGCCGGGGGAGGTGAACCTGTACGAGAACCTGTGCCTGTATTTTGATCGCGAGATCAGCAAGGCGTGGCTGGGCCAGACGCTGACGACGGACACGGCGCGGATGCTGGCCAGCGCGGGGGCGGCGAAGGTCCACGACCAGGTGCGGCGCGACCTGCGCGACGACGATCTGGCCAAGGAGTCGCGGACGATCCGGCGGGATTTGCTCGGGCCGATGGTGCGGATGCAGTTCGGGGCTGACGCGCCGGTGCCGCACTTCCGGCGGATCGTGGATCAGCGGTTCGAGCCGGAGAAGCTGGCGCGGGTGCTGGATGTGGCGGTGAATCAATTAGGGGCGCGGGTCCCGGCGCGGTGGGTGCATGCGACACTGGGGATTCCGGAGGCGGCGGGGGAGGAGGCGGTGCTGCCGGGGGAAAAGGCAAAGACGAATCCGCAGATGGCGCAGATGGACACAGATGGGAAATGA